Genomic window (Bacillus marinisedimentorum):
AGGATAGTCTCCCGCGGCTGTTTCACCGGAAAGCATGATGGCATCTGTACCATCAAAAATCGCATTCGCTACGTCACTGGCTTCCGCACGGGTTGGACGCGGATTTCGCTGCATGGAATCAAGCATCTGTGTTGCAGTGATAACCGGCTTGCCAAGAGCGTTGCACCTTTTGATGAGGTCCTTTTGGACAAGCGGAACAACTTCAGCGGGAATTTCAACGCCCAGATCACCGCGGGCCACCATAAGGCCGTCAGAAATCTCCAGAATTTCAGCGATATTGTCGACGCCTTCCTGGTTTTCGATTTTAGGGATAATCTGGATATGTGTAGCATTATTTTCTTCGAGCAGTTCCCTGATTTCAAGAACATCCGACGTCCTTCGGACAAATGACGCGGCAATGAAATCAACCCCCTGTTCGATGCCGAACAGAATGTCATTTGCATCTTTTTCGGTGATTCCCGGCAGGTTCACACTGACACCAGGCACGTTGACGCCCTTTTTGTTTTTTATCATACCGTTATTCAGTACCCGCGCACGGATTTCTCCCTGTTCAACCTGAAGGACTTCCAGTCCTATAAGACCGTCATCCAGCAAAATCTTCGAACCGGGATGCACATCGTCGGCCAGGCCTTGATACGTTACTGAAAACTTTTCAGCTGTGCCTTCCACTTCTTCCATGGAGATGACCACTTCGCTGCCTTCAATCAATTCCGCCGATCCGTTCACAAAGTTATGTGTTCGGATTTCCGGCCCTTTTGTGTCGAGGAGAATGGCGACTGTTTTCCCGAGCTTCGCTGCCGCTTCCCGAATATTTTTGATCCGTGCAGCATGCTCTTCATGATTCCCATGGGAAAAGTTGAGGCGGCAAACATTCATGCCGGCTTCCATTAACTGAGTGAGCTTTTCGACACTCTCACTGGCCGGCCCGATCGTACAAACTATTTTTGTTTTGCGCATTACGTCTTCCTCCTACTGACTATTTTCTATGAAATCGTTCCCAGCATCCCCAGATTAAATGGATAATTCCTGGGAAAGCTTGTACATTCTTTCATCGATCTTATGAGTCATTGACAATGCTTCAGAAATACCATGGTCTACAAGGCTGTTATTCTGGATACCGACCATGCGTCCTGCTTTTCCATCTAAAAGAAGTTCAACAGCCTTTGCGCCGAGCCGGCTTGCAAGAACCCGGTCAAATGCGGAAGGGCTGCCCCCGCGCTGGATATGGCCCAGAACAGTTACACGGGTCTCAAACTGCGTCGCCTCCTCAACTTTTTTACCGAATTCCACCCCGCTGCCTACACCTTCTGCAAGAAGGATGATACTGTGGCGTTTCCCGCGTTCATGTCCGCGGTTCAAACGGGCGACGACTTCATCCATATCATAGTCGATTTCGGGAATAAGAATCGTTTCGGCACCATCGGCCAGTCCTGACCACAATGCGATATCCCCGGCATTTCTTCCCATTACTTCTACTACGTATGTACGTTCATGTGAAGTAGCCGTATCCCTGATTTTATCAATGGCGTTAATCACCGTATTCAAAGCTGTATCAAATCCAATCGTAAAGTCGGTTCCAGGAATGTCATTATCAATTGTCCCCGGTACGCCAATGCATGGGAAACCATGTTCTGTCAGCTTTTCAGCACCTCTGAAGGAACCATCTCCGCCGACGACAACAAGTCCTTCAATGCCGAACTTCTTGAGCTGCTCGATTCCCTTAAGCTGTCCTTCTTTTGTTTTGAAATCTTCACAGCGGGCTGTATAAAGCTTTGTCCCCCCGCGGTGGATGATATCACCGACTGAACCGAGGTCAAGCTTTTCGATATCACCATTTATCAAGCCCTGATAGCCATAATATATGCCGTATACTT
Coding sequences:
- the pyk gene encoding pyruvate kinase — protein: MRKTKIVCTIGPASESVEKLTQLMEAGMNVCRLNFSHGNHEEHAARIKNIREAAAKLGKTVAILLDTKGPEIRTHNFVNGSAELIEGSEVVISMEEVEGTAEKFSVTYQGLADDVHPGSKILLDDGLIGLEVLQVEQGEIRARVLNNGMIKNKKGVNVPGVSVNLPGITEKDANDILFGIEQGVDFIAASFVRRTSDVLEIRELLEENNATHIQIIPKIENQEGVDNIAEILEISDGLMVARGDLGVEIPAEVVPLVQKDLIKRCNALGKPVITATQMLDSMQRNPRPTRAEASDVANAIFDGTDAIMLSGETAAGDYPVESVQTMHNIASRTETALQHKKLLRSTSEQTGNTMTEAISQSVAHTALNLNATAIVAPTESGFTARMISKYRPKAPIVAVTSNDFVARRLSLVWGVTAQLSKPAAHTDEMLEIAVQQALESTLVKHGDLVVITAGVPVGESGTTNMMKIHVVGDVLAKGQGIGQKTAYGKVVVANNAEDAQAKMTEGSILVTNSTDRDMMPAIEKAAAIITEEGGLTSHAAVVGVSLGIPVVVGVQNAVSLVDDGDEVTVDSSRGFIYSGHASVL
- the pfkA gene encoding 6-phosphofructokinase, translating into MKKIGVLTSGGDSPGMNAAIRAVVRKAIFHDIEVYGIYYGYQGLINGDIEKLDLGSVGDIIHRGGTKLYTARCEDFKTKEGQLKGIEQLKKFGIEGLVVVGGDGSFRGAEKLTEHGFPCIGVPGTIDNDIPGTDFTIGFDTALNTVINAIDKIRDTATSHERTYVVEVMGRNAGDIALWSGLADGAETILIPEIDYDMDEVVARLNRGHERGKRHSIILLAEGVGSGVEFGKKVEEATQFETRVTVLGHIQRGGSPSAFDRVLASRLGAKAVELLLDGKAGRMVGIQNNSLVDHGISEALSMTHKIDERMYKLSQELSI